The Montipora capricornis isolate CH-2021 chromosome 3, ASM3666992v2, whole genome shotgun sequence genome window below encodes:
- the LOC138042402 gene encoding piggyBac transposable element-derived protein 4-like, which produces MAEPLIVSAEEFHDIFGSSDEENNAADFDGSDIDVQEVDSDIEEDENQSESDSNASDTIKWSDELEDFDIEEFSGQQAIKFNVPENVSPNDFFSQLFGDSVIDTIVTETNRYARQKLADTPRLQKWKDITNRELKAYFGICIIMGINILPQIAMYWSTNSFIGNSGIQSIMTKNRFEEVSEYLHFVDSNTELARGDANYDKLFEIRPILSIVLDNIQNAYEPSRNLSVDEAMIAFKGRLSFLQYMPAKPTKYGIKVWMAADSQNGYVCNYAVYLGQEGEARLHGLGYDVVMKMARPFLNKNRHIFFDNFFTSTILMQHLLAQNTYACGTVRCNRKDLPPCSKNKLQQGERVSAQRNQLVFTKWHDKRDVSFLSTNVLPSEPARVVQRRRNGRNFDIEKPRVADIYTSYMGGVDRANQLRSFYFTGYSSRKWYRYIFWFLFNLAVCNAFVLESFHRTTHGQRKRAMITFRLELAKQLIDDFSQRQRKRRSQEPQQHSVAREAHVSVHVEGRKRKCVQCSKAGRRTPKGYKVETRFECNLCKVALCRTTCHNSYHDQTE; this is translated from the coding sequence ATGGCAGAACCTCTGATTGTAAGCGCTGAGGAATTTCACGATATTTTTGGTAGTTCCGATGAAGAAAATAATGCAGCAGATTTCGATGGGTCTGATATTGATGTTCAGGAAGTAGATAGTGATATAGAGGAAGATGAAAATCAAAGCGAAAGCGACTCGAATGCGAGTGACACTATCAAGTGGTCTGATGAACTCGAGGATTTTGATATTGAAGAGTTTAGCGGCCAACAAGccataaaatttaatgttcctgAAAATGTATCTCCTAACGATTTCTTCAGTCAACTCTTTGGAGATTCAGTTATTGATACGATCGTGACGGAGACGAATCGATATGCTCGGCAAAAGCTAGCAGACACGCCGCGTCTCCAAAAGTGGAAGGACATAACAAATCGCGAACTGAAGGCTTATTTCGGTATATGCATTATTATGGGCATAAACATCCTTCCTCAAATCGCCATGTACTGGTCAACCAACTCATTTATTGGGAATTCAGGCATCCAGAGTATAATGACGAAAAACCGCTTTGAAGAAGTTAGCGAGTATCTTCACTTCGTCGACTCCAACACGGAGCTGGCACGTGGCGATGCAAATTATGATAAGCTCTTCGAGATTCGCCCGATCCTTTCCATCGTGTTGGATAATATTCAAAACGCATATGAGCCCTCCAGAAATCTGTCCGTGGATGAGGCGATGATTGCTTTTAAAGGACGGCTGTCGTTCCTTCAGTATATGCCCGCAAAGCCtacaaaatatggaataaaAGTTTGGATGGCCGCCGATTCCCAAAATGGCTACGTCTGCAACTATGCTGTTTACCTCGGCCAAGAAGGTGAAGCTCGTCTACACGGCCTTGGCTACGATGTAGTTATGAAAATGGCAAGACCATTTCTTAACAAAAACAGACATATTTTTTtcgacaatttttttacgagcacaattttgatgcaacatttGCTTGCTCAAAACACATACGCTTGTGGAACTGTTCGGTGCAACCGGAAAGACTTGCCACCGTGTTCAAAGAACAAGCTTCAGCAAGGCGAGAGAGTCAGTGCCCAGCGAAACCAACTCGTTTTTACGAAATGGCATGATAAGAGAGACGTATCTTTCTTATCAACAAATGTTTTGCCAAGTGAGCCTGCCCGTGTTGTTCAACGACGAAGGAACGGCCGTAATTTCGATATTGAGAAGCCTCGTGTGGCAGATATTTACACCTCTTACATGGGAGGCGTTGACCGAGCCAATCAACTTCGTTCTTTTTATTTCACAGGTTATTCTTCCCGCAAATGGTATCGctacattttttggtttttatttaACCTAGCCGTTTGTAACGCTTTTGTTTTGGAGTCATTTCATCGAACTACTCACGGTCAGAGAAAGCGAGCAATGATCACTTTTAGGCTTGAACTCGCAAAGCAACTGATCGATGATTTCTCGCAACGACAAAGAAAACGAAGGTCCCAGGAGCCTCAACAACATTCCGTTGCCAGAGAAGCCCATGTTTC